A genomic region of Deltaproteobacteria bacterium contains the following coding sequences:
- a CDS encoding glutaredoxin family protein: MQPPVKMYTLSTCSHCKATKRFMNDCNVKYEFTDVDLLSGEEKAAVMADVRKFNPRCSFPTIIIGDKVIVGFDETAIKEALGL; encoded by the coding sequence ATGCAGCCGCCCGTTAAAATGTATACACTCAGTACGTGCAGCCACTGTAAAGCAACCAAGAGATTTATGAATGATTGTAACGTGAAATACGAATTTACGGACGTCGATTTGCTGAGCGGTGAGGAAAAGGCCGCCGTTATGGCTGATGTCAGAAAGTTTAATCCACGATGTTCATTCCCCACGATTATCATCGGTGATAAAGTCATTGTGGGGTTTGATGAAACGGCAATTAAGGAGGCTTTAGGGTTATAA